The genomic interval tttttctaacaaaacatatgctatacaataaatatgttatcagactgtcatctgatgaagttgtttcttggttagtggctatttatatctttatttggtcgaatttgtgatagctactgatggagtaaaaaaagtggtgtcttttgctaacgtggttagctaatagatttacatattgtgtcttccctgtaaaacattttaaaaatcggacatgttggctggattcacaagatgtgtacctttcatatgctgtattggacttgttaatgtgtgaaagttaaatattaaaaaaatatatattttgaatttcgcgccctgcacttgaagtggctgttgtcataagtgtaccgatgccgggctgcagccataagaagttaagacgtATTTTTTCATATATAGACACCCTGTGTttgcttgtctgatgctttaagctcaCAGTTTGATTAAATCAAACTGTGTGACTGGCACATCTCTCCTCCGTGCTGCAGCGAACAGGCACCACAGAAACTGTTTATGGTGCTGCTGGGGTTGAGGCTGCAAAATAATTATAGCTATTTACTTTCTTACttgtttctgactgaaaagttctgttaaCGAAAGCCCTCATTTGTTCAGGAAAAACGTTCTATtgcctcaacccttgctctctttacgtgaaaCACGTACGCATCACatgaccaatagggcctgactTCTAGCCTATCATCATTGGTTCTAAACTCGGTAAAAGCAAAATGATGCGGTGGACGTGAAAAAGACTCGTAAtggggggaatgtttactggttgttcaggagggaaaggggaagtcAGACGTGTGGAAGACATTTGATTTAGTTGTGGAAACTACTGCAGATCCAGACAAAGTAGGGTTACTAAAAAAATAAGTCTGTTCTAACGAGAAAATAAAACCTAtattacagcaaagactaaaaacagtTGCATGCATTTGTGAATTGCTCTTCATTTATTGTTTAGGATAATTATTTAAAGCGCATTTCATTTCAAAACTAAAAAGCACCAGTAAGTagcctatatacacacacaacaaaaatataaccgaaacatgtaaagtgttggtcccatgtttcacgagctgaaataaaagatcccagaaatgttccaagcTTATTTCTattaaatgttgtgcacaaagttgtttacattcctgttagtgaacatttctcctttgccaagataatccatccacctgacaggtgtgacatatcaagaagctgtttaatcagcatggatcattacacaggtgcaccttgtgctggggggcaataaaaggccactgtaaaatgtgcagttttgttacatcccactgatgtctcaagttgacagggctgactgcaggaatgtccaccagagctgttgtcagagaatttaatgttaatttctctaccataagcctccccCAAAAGGCACAAATCAGACCGCTGTCTTGTGCACCAAGGGGGGAAAAAATCATCAATTTCCAACTACCGTACTAAAGAAATCTTGGTCGACGAACAGCCCATCAAGAAAACAAtacactaaatggggtcagccctaaaccAGCTCCACCCTCTATTCTGTCAGATCTCCTCCAACCCTACTCTGACCTCACGGCTCAacatggggtcagccctaaaccAGCTCCACCCTCTATTCTGTCAGATCTCCTCCAACCCTACTCTGACCTCACAGCTCAacatggggtcagccctaaaccGGGATCAGCCCTAAACCAGCTCCACCCTCTATTCTGTCAGATCTCCTCCAACCCTACTCTGACCTCACAGCTCAacatggggtcagccctaaaccACCTCCACCCTCTATTCTGTCAGATCTCCTCCAACCCTACTCTGACCTCACGGCTCAacatggggtcagccctaaaccGGGATCAGCCCTAAACCAGCTCCACCCTCTATTCTGTCAGATCTCCTCCAACCCTACTCTGACCTCACAGCTCAacatggggtcagccctaaaccGGGATCAGCCCTAAACCAGCTCCACCCTCTATTCTGTCAGATCTCCTCCAACCCTACTCTGACCTCACAGCTCAACATGGGATCAGCCCTAAACCAGCTCCACCCTCTATTCTGTCAGATCTCCTCCAACCCTACTCTGACCTCACAGCTCAacatggggtcagccctaaaccAACTCCACTACAAAGGTAATGGGCAAATGTACTAGGTGGCCAGGTCAGACAAACAGGCAGTACAGTATACATCTATGGAGTCTAATGGGAGAAGTCAGTTAAGAGGTAGTGATGCCTGGACTACATTCAGGTTAGTAATGTCAGGGTTGGTTTAGTAATGTTAGGATACATTAAATTGTTATTTACCGGATGAGTGTGTTGACCTTGGCCACGTCTATGTCGTAGAGCTTCTTGACGGCGTGTTTGATCTGGTGCTTGTTGGCCTTGACGTCTACGATGAAGACGAGGGTGTTGTTGTCCTCGATCTTCTTCATGGCAGACTCTGTCGTCAGAGGGAACTTAATGATGGCATAGTGGTCCAACCTGGGAAGAAGGAAGACGTACggaaagggaggagggatgggTAAGGAGAGCACTTCATTACACCAGTGTGATCCAAACTTTAAACCGAGGACCCAATCTAAGTCCTTCAAATGGCCCCTCTGCAAGCCAACATGTTACATCCTGACTGTGCAGGAGATGAGCTACATATGAAGGAGAAATCCGAGGGCAGCACTTCTACTCAGACACTGTGGAATCCCCCCTAGCAGACAAACTGACCTGGACTGAACCATCAGTGGTTTATAAGGAGGGAATCCCCCCTAGCAGACAAACTGACCTGGACTGAACCATCAGTGGTTTATAAGGAGGGAATCCCCCCTAGCAGACAAACTGACCTGGACTGAACCATCAGTGGTTTATAAGGAGGGAATCCCCCCTAGCAGACAAACTGACCTGGACTGAACCATCAGTGGTTTATAAGGAGGGAATCCCTCCTAGCAGACAAACTGACCTGGACTGAACCATCAGTGGTTTATAAGGAGGGAATCCCCCCTAGCAGACAAACTGACCTGGACTGAACCATCAGTGGTTTATAAGGAGGGAATCCCCCTAGCAGACAATATTCTGTATAGATCACATTCACAAAGTACAAGTCAAACAAGTGTGCATGTACTGTATAACGTTCAACGTACTTATTCCTGCGAGGGGCACTCTTGCGGGGGTACTTGGGTTGTCTGCGGAGGCGCAGGGTTTTGGGGCGGCGGAAGGTCGGAGAGGTTCTGatctttttcttcctctggcTGTGGACTCCTTTCAGAACAGCCTTCTTGGCCTTCAGGGCCTTTACCTTGGCCTCGGTCTTGGCAGGGACAGCTACAGAGGGAGATAAGATATTACAACTGGGTTTAGGAAGGGACAGCTACAGAGGGAGATAAGACATTACAACTGGGTTTAGGAAAGGACAGCTACAGAGGGAGATAAGACGTTACAACTGGGTTTAGGCAGGGACAGCTACAGAGGGAGATAAGACGTTACAACTGGGTTTAGGCAGGGACAGCTACAGAGGGAGATAAGACGTTACAACTGGGTTTAGGCAGGGACAGCTACAGAGGGAGATAAGACATTACAACTGGGTTTAGGAAGGGACAGCTACAGAGGGAGATAAGACATTACAACTGGGTTTAGGAAGGGACAGCTACAGAGGGAGATAAGACATTACAACTGGGTTTAGGAAGGGACAGCTACAGAGGGAGATAAGACGTTACAACTGGGTTTAGGAAGGGACAGCTACAGAGGGAGAAAAGACGTTACAACTGGGTTTAGGAAGGGACAGCTACAGAGGGAGATAAGACGTTACAACTGGGTTTAGGAAGGGACAGCTACAGAGGGAGATAAGACGTTACAACTGGGTTTAGGAAGGGACAGCTAACAAGGACAGGGAACATTAAGTGGTTAGAGGGCGGATGTTAAAGCAGATTTCTATCATCCAGGCATCTAAACACCAAATCCGGTTACAAAGAAATCTAACAGGAATGGGGGGATTTGAGTAGGAATTCACATTGATTTCTCTGAGTCGCCCCATCATGGACCATGGTCTACAGGGACATCTAAAAACGTAACTGTTAGAGTTCTGGGCCAGATTTCCCCAAAACATCCTCAGGCTACGGTCATTGGTAGAacaggttgccattttccagacGTTTCTCAAAACAGTCTTTATTAACGTTGCACTTGACCagtaacacctgcctcagaccactggtACAACAACTATGCATCATTAGATCACCGTTTGCCCTCCATCACTTTTTATCTCCAAAAACGTCATAGGTGAATATACAGTGCATCCGGGAAGTactcagacccctcgacttttcccacatgttgttacgttacagccttattctaaaatggatgaaatagccCCCCCCTCAATCAATCTACCCACaacactccataatgacaaagcaaaaacaggtttatagaaatgttagaaaatgtatacatttaaaactgaaatatcacatttacataagtattcagaccctttactcagtactctgttgaagcacctttggcagcgattacagcatcgagtcttcttgggtatgacgctacaagcttggcacacctgtatttggggagtttctcccattcttctctgcagatcctctcaagctctgtcaggttggatggcagtgtcgctgcacagctattttcaggtctctccagagatgttcgatcgggttcaagtccgggctctggctgggccactcaagggcattcagagacttgtcccgaagcccctcctGTGTTGTCCTGGCTgcgtacttagggtcgttgtcctgttggaaggtgaccttcgccccagtgtgaggtcctgagcgctctggagaaggttttcatcaaggatctctgtactttgcctcaatcctgactagtctcccagtccctgctgctgaaaaaacacccccaaagcatgatgctgccaccatgattcactgtagggatggtgccaggtttcttccagatgtgacaattggcattcaggcccaagagtttcatcagaccagagcatcatgtttcgcatggtctgagagtcctttagggggctgtcatgtgccttttactgaggagtggcttccgtctggccactctaccataaaggcctgattggcggagtgctgcagagatggttgtccttctggaaggttctcccatctccacagaggaactctgtagctctgtcagtgaccatcgggttcttagtcacctcccgaaccaaggcccttctcccccgattgctcagttgggtgttcagctctaggaagagtctaggtggttccaaacatctttcATTTAAGAACGATAGAGGCCAttgatggggaccttcaatgtggcagatattcttttggtacccttccccagacctgtgcctcgacacaatactgtctcagagctctacgaacaattccttcgacctcatggcttggtttttgttctgacatgcactgtcaactgtgggaccttacatagaccgGTGTGtaccttccaaatcatgtccaattaattgaatttaccacaggtggactccaatcaggttcTAGAAACATCtccaccaaagggtctgaatacctatgtaaataatgtatctgTTTTGTTTAGTAAAAATGTCTGAAACCTTGTTCACGCTTTTGTCATTGTGTGGTAGTTTGTGCGTAGATTTATTAGGGAGagaaatatttaatccattttagaataaggctgtaacgtaacaaaatgtggaagaggcaagtagtctgaatactttccaaatgcactgtaaatagtCAAAGCTTGCAATGTTATAAACAAGCGAAGATTACCAAGCAATTTTGTAATTAGGCTAAATATCGACACTCATGCATATGCAATCGATAATTTACCAAGTATTAAACCATTAGGCTACACCAGAGACGCTTCAATATTTCTATCTATAAGATGGGTTAACGGACAACTTCAACGATGTGGGGACTTCCATGGGGCAGAAGTCAGCCAGTTGAGGTTCTGGATGACCACAATGCAAGAAAGACCGTCAAGAACCTGCCATGAGGGGAATCCATGTCTGAGGTGTTGAGACTGATTTCATAGCAATGCTATtatggcaacaaaaaaaatgtctAGCTAACCAACTACTAACGATGTATATGAGACAAGCTCTATTTGTGCAAATTAACTTACATTTaaaataaacattggagactaaatatagtttacgtGTTGTCAACGATCTAAGCCAACCCAGTTTTTCCCCCATAGTTGTGCACACCTCGGTTGTGTTGCTAAACCACCAACAAGTCCTTAATAAGCTAGTGTTATCTAAAACTCACATTTCACAGTACCCTAACCAATAACCTAAACGTTAACATAGTAGGTACATGGCAACAACGCTTAACTTCACCGTTAAATAATGGTATAATCTGTAGGCCTACTTGAAGCCAAATTCCTAGCTGCAATTAGACAACAATTACAAATACGATCATATTCATTTTGGGTCACGTGGATATGTTGTAAATATAACATGTGGCTGACATTCATTCTTGCTCATAGTTTACACAATTTGATGCAATGCTGAGTTTACAGTCAAACATTGCATGAAAAAAGCAGGAGAAAACACTGAAAACACAACACATTGAAACATAATACAAACAAATAGATTAACTACTGAACGTTTATTCTGTTGATAAATTTAGGAGCTACAGCAAGATCTAAAGACTATATTCTGAAATCATTGTAAGCCCTATAACGACAGTTAAATTGAACTTGGTATGGATTAATTGTCGTGGTAGAAGACCTTGTGCATTTAAGGTAAACGAAacctaatgtttatatcccaggacaaagcAGCTAGAAACAGCAAGCTTGCTAGCTAAAatgccatgaatgtttcatgcgTTTCGACCTGTCCCAAAATGAATGTAGTTTGTTCAGAGTTCATTTTGATATTTCAGTCTGTGTGTCCTGAGTGTGGATGAACAGAGTCAACATGAGAGAGATGACGCACACCCGGTCTAGTCAGCGTGTTAGGCTTACAAGACTAGACCGGGCAGTCACATCAACTATATCAACTGAAACACGTTAACTAACTAGTTGGGCTACACATAGCTAGTTATGACAACACAATGGGCATTTTGATAGTAGATAATGTACTTGTACCATAATTAAACGTCTTGGTCCCATCAAATGTAGGGCCATTCAAAAATATTcgctaagtagctagctaacgttagcctaaCTAGAACTTCACATGCATATGCCACACAGTACTATGGGGGAATAGTGTTAATACGGACCTAACAAAACCAGCATGTACCCAACTTAAGAGGGCCTTTGAAACAATGATTATTAGACCACACAGACAGCGGAGTCCAGTGCTTATCCAGGAGAAATTATAGATAGGCCAACGTGGAACTTAGCTAAATAGCATAGCCTGACGTCGCTGCTAGCCGGTTGCACCGTTCCACATTTAGTGGCCTTACACAAAATACGCACGTCTGATTTTCACCGGTATAATATATCTATATATTAATCTTGGTAAACATGTACATAGAACATACGTGGTTGTGCATTTTATCTGACTTTAAGGGAAAACAATGTACAGATTCACGAACCTTCCTTCTTCGCCTTTGGTGCCATGTTGAGAAAGGAAGAATGACTGGGGTTTTCACAGCTATAATACAGGGGCGAGAAAGCGGCACTCACATATCGCGAGACTGGCGAACTGCATCATTGTACTTGTAGTTAGAGGTCAAATTTTCTCGGAAGAGgcaaaaaatatttgaaattacATACTGCTACACGGGAACTGTAGCTCAGTGGACTACAGCTAACTATGATACTGCTACATAGGAACTGTAGCTCAGTGGACTACAGCTAACTATGATACTGCTACATAGGAACTGTAGCTCAGTGGACTACAGCTAACTATGATACTGCTACATAGGAACTGTAGCTCAGTGGACTACAGCTAACTATGATACTGCTACATAGGAACTGTAGCTCAGTGGACTACAGCTAACTATGATACTGCTACATGGGAACTGTAGCTCAGTGGACTACAGCTAACTATGATACTGCTACATAGGAACTGTAGCTCAGTGGACTACAGCTAACTATGATACTGCTACATGGGAACTGTAGCTCAGTGGACTACAGCTAACTATGATACTGCTACATGGCAACTGTAGCTCAGTGGACTACAGCTAACTATGATACTGCTACATGGGAACTGTAGCTCAGTGGACTACAGCTAACTATGATACTGCTACATAGGAACTGTAGCTCAGTGGACTACAGCTAACTATGATACTGCTACATGGGAACTGTAGCTCAGTGGACTACAGCTAACTATGATACTGCTACATGGGAACTGTAG from Salvelinus namaycush isolate Seneca unplaced genomic scaffold, SaNama_1.0 Scaffold734, whole genome shotgun sequence carries:
- the LOC120042632 gene encoding 60S ribosomal protein L23a translates to MAPKAKKEAVPAKTEAKVKALKAKKAVLKGVHSQRKKKIRTSPTFRRPKTLRLRRQPKYPRKSAPRRNKLDHYAIIKFPLTTESAMKKIEDNNTLVFIVDVKANKHQIKHAVKKLYDIDVAKVNTLIRPDGEKKAYVRLAPDYDALDVANKIGII